From the genome of Carassius auratus strain Wakin chromosome 26, ASM336829v1, whole genome shotgun sequence, one region includes:
- the LOC113044072 gene encoding protein PAT1 homolog 1-like, protein MFHFQSFEDDCTLEEEGLVEEEDEIDQFNDDTFGAGAIDDDWQEEHARLAELDEQVRDGPHGAGDASSVDLPLAGGSAHSSALPQPSSSSRLYPDIDERGGDDLAESLTRLILGSDPAIAGVGTARSDRPHLPPMLSGQAPLPSALAGQSSLLLSYQQQQQLMRRGPAPLPQINSHSIWENSMGFSPVSSGLVSQKEDKTLMSIIKEVGLPNRPPALREEGRDLSERVPPPRSSSPVIGSPPVRAVPIGTPPKQPMSHVHNHQNNHPSAIHVRASVPLRYPPPFPERLSPNNLLSIANSPLSHPPFPAGVGPVLSQIQRAQLLNSQIGQFPRGPAPPLLQGGVGGFRPFFGPSGPRMGPHGPPLGHAPIRHNTTHLHPQHRRMLNQRMQNRGLGDHVGGRGVGDRRNRDPYSNLMTQREKEWVARIQMMQLQSTDPYLDDYYYQNYYEKMEKRQERDRDTRKEHTTKLITPQVAKLEHTYRPVQFAGSLGKLTVSSVNNPRKMIDAVVTSRSDDECTFCHFAGKREKQVWNKRRQILYIVEKMYSLLLEVQDFEKKFLQTPEHQRDALLEQHKTHTLQLYNSLREKEWDDRVSDEQCLMIMSVRKGKRLISRLLPFLPQTQAAAIVMGIARNLPALAKKDKQDQVLCWLVKPVTPVIQSMSSTSLTDLLQELQGSEGQLPLVLQNKFGVTLLYLILSEGERMQSSDPNCQLMDDNRWTELVFSVTRELLKVPSSALSSPLFTPPNLVSLFSRYVDRQRLELLQEKLQ, encoded by the exons ATGTTCCATTTTCAG TCTTTTGAGGATGACTGCACCCTGGAGGAGGAAGGGTTGGTAGAGGAAGAAGATGAAATTGACCAGTTCAATGATGACACTTTCGGTGCAGGGGCAATCG ATGATGATTGGCAGGAGGAGCACGCCCGGCTCGCAGAGCTTGATGAGCAGGTACGAGATGGACCACATGGAGCGGGCGACGCCTCCTCCGTTGACCTCCCTCTCGCAGGCGGCAGTGCCCACTCTTCGGCCCTCCCTCAACCCTCCTCTTCCTCCCGGCTTTACCCTGACATAGATGAACGGGGTGGTGATGACCTGGCGGAGTCGCTGACTCGGCTCATCTTGGGCTCGGATCCTGCTATCGCTGGAGTGGGCACCGCCAGGTCAGACAGACCTCACCTTCCTCCGATGCTGTCCGGTCAGGCTCCTCTGCCCTCGGCATTAGCTGGACAGTCTTCTCTGCTGCTGAGCTaccaacaacagcagcagctcaTGCGCAGAGGCCCAGCTCCTCTTCCacag ATAAACTCTCACAGTATTTGGGAAAACAGTATGGGCTTCAGTCCTGTTAGTTCTGGACTAGTCAGTCAAAAAGAG GACAAAACGCTTATGTCGATTATCAAAGAAGTAGGACTTCCTAATCGGCCTCCTGCACTCCGAGAAGAAGGGCGAGATTTGTCCGAAAGGGTTCCGCCTCCTCGCTCCAGCTCACCTGTGATTGGAAGTCCACCTGTAAGGGCTGTACCTATTGGAACACCTCCTAAACAGCCCATGAGTCACGTCCACAATCACCAG aataatCACCCTTCAGCCATTCACGTGAGAGCTTCTGTGCCACTGCGCTACCCTCCTCCCTTTCCTGAGCGTCTGTCCCCCAACAACCTCCTCAGCATCGCT AACTCCCCGTTGTCTCATCCTCCGTTccctgctggtgttggtcctgTTCTGTCTCAGATACAGAGAGCCCAGCTGCTCAACTCTCAG ATTGGTCAGTTCCCTCGTGGTCCAGCTCCCCCATTATTACAGGGAGGTGTCGGGGGTTTCAGGCCGTTCTTTGGGCCGTCTGGTCCTAGAATGGGTCCCCATGGGCCACCTCTTGGCCACGCACCCATCCGACACAACACCACCCACCTCCACCCGCAGCACCGCAGGATGCTCAACCAGAGGATGCAGAACAGAGGCTTGGG TGATCACGTCGGAGGCAGAGGTGTTGGAGACAGGAGAAACAGAGATCCTTACAGCAATCTGATGACACAAAGAGAGAAGGAATGGGTAGCGAGAATCCAAATGATGCAGCTGCAAAGCACCGATCCGTATCTGGATGACTACTATTACCAG AATTATTATGAGAAGATGGAGAAGCGTCAGGAGCGGGACCGAGACACCAGGAAGGAGCACACCACCAAACTCATCACTCCTCAGGTGGCTAAACTGGAGCACACCTATCGGCCAG TGCAGTTTGCTGGCTCGTTAGGAAAACTGACTGTCTCCAGTGTGAACAATCCAAGGAAAATGATTGATGCCGTGGTGACCTCTCGCAGTGATGATGAG TGtactttttgtcattttgcaggaaaaagagaaaagcaagTGTGGAACAAAAGacggcaaatcctttacattgtGGAGAAG ATGTACAGTCTACTATTAGAAGTGCAAGACTTTGAGAAGAAGTTCTTGCAGACCCCTGAGCACCAAAGAGATGCCCTGCTAGAACAGCATAAAACACACACGCTGCAGCTCTACAACTCTCTCCGAGAAAAAGAGTGGGACGACCG AGTGAGCGATGAGCAGTGCTTGATGATCATGTCTGTGCGTAAGGGGAAACGCCTCATCTCCAGACTCCTCCCCTTCCTGCCACAGACCCAGGCTGCTGCTATTGTCATGGGAATAGCCAGGAACCTTCCAGCTCTGGCCAAGAAAGACAAACAAGATCAG GTACTGTGTTGGTTGGTAAAGCCAGTGACGCCAGTAATCCAGTCCATGTCGAGTACCTCCCTCACTGATCTCCTTCAGGAGCTGCAAGGCAGTGAAGGACAGCTTCCCCTTGTGCTGCAAAATAAG TTTGGCGTGACGTTGCTCTATCTGATTCTAAGTGAAGGAGAGAGGATGCAGAGCTCCGATCCCAACTGTCAGCTCATGGACGATAACCGCTG GACTGAGTTGGTGTTCTCTGTGACGCGGGAGCTTCTGAAGGTCCCGTCCTCTGCGCTTTCATCACCGCTGTTTACTCCTCCAAACCTAGTGTCCCTGTTCTCTCGATACGTGGACCGGCAGAGACTCGAGCTCTTGCAGGAGAAGCTACAGTGA